The window ACAGGGGGTTGCCCTGGACCCGCTGGCCCGGCGTCTTGCAGAAGATCCTGACGATGTCGCCCCGGTGGACGACCCGGATCACCTGGCTGCTCCGGTTGGGCGCACTGCGCAGCAGCAGGGTGTTCGCGGTGACGCGCCCCGTGGCGAACCGTCGGCCGTCGTCGCCCCAGTCGCCACCCTCGTTGCCGCCCCCGTCGCCACCCTCTGCCCCCCAGTCCCCCTGTGACTCCCCTGAGTCGTTCCCGGACCCCCACTCGTCATCGGCGACAGCGGGAGGGGCGAAGGCCGCGGCGGCGAGAGCGCCGGCGGCGATGGATATGGCGAGGCGCGAACGCAGGGCCATGGGGACCTCCGTGAGAGAGGGGGCGAACCTGACTAACCGCCACATTAGGGTCGATGTCGGTCCCTCGCGCGTCCTGATGGGCCAGAGGAGAAGCGCCCCGTTCTCGGTACTTCCTAGCGGAGCGTCAGCGTGGCCACGGCCCCGCCGTCCACCGCGTTGGCGAACGTCAGCCGCGCGCCGAGCACCTCCGCCTGCCCCAACGCGATGGTCAGCCCCAGCCCGTGCCCCTTGGCTCCGCCCTCCGTGCGGAACCGCTGCGGCCCATGCGCGACGAGATATTCCGGGTAGCCGACGCCGTGGTCCCGCACGGTGACCACCGGCCCGTCCACGGTCACGGACACCGGTCCCCGCCCGTGCTTGTGCGCGTTCGCCACCAGGTTCCCGAGCACCCGCTCCAGCCGCCGCCGGTCGGTCTCCACCACGGCGTCCCGTACGACGACGACCTCCGTGTCGGTCCCGGACCCGCGCACCACCCGCTCCGCGAGCGCCGCGAGCGGCTCGGCGTCCGACTCCAGCCGTTCACGCCCGGAGTCCAGCCGCGAGATCTCCAGCAGATCCTCGGTCAGCGTGCGCAGCGCGGCCACCCGGTCCCGCACCAGCTCCGTCGGCCGCCCGGGCGGCAGCAGCTCGGCCGCCGCGTGCAGCCCGGTCAGCGGCGTACGCAGCTCGTGCGCCACGTCCGCGGTGAACCGCTGCTCGGACAGCAGCTTGCTCTGCAGCGAGGACGCCATCGAGTCGAGGGCGGCGGCGACGGCGGCCACCTCGTCCTGCGGCCTGGTCGGATCCTTCGTACGGGGATCGTCGACCCGCGCGTCCAGGTCGCCGCCGCTGATCCGCCGGGCCACCCGGGCCGTGGCGTGCAGCCGCCGCGTCACCCGGGTCACCGCGAACGCGCCCACCAGCAGCGTCGCCCCGATCGCCAGCCCCGACGACCACAGGATCGCCCGGTCCAGCCCCTCGATGGTGCGCGTCTGCTGCGAGTAGTCGACCTCGACCGCGAGCGCTCGCTCGCCGTCGGCCGGGCCCGCCGCCCACATCGTGGGGCGCCCGTGGTGGTCGGCGACCATCGTGCCGCGCTCCCCGGCCACCGCCAGCTCCCGCAGCGAATCCGGCAGCTCCGGCGGATCCAGGCGGACGCCGTGCCCGAGCGGGTCCCCGGCCTCGAACGCCGTCGTCGCGTCCTCCAGCCGGGACAGTGCGAGGTCGCGGGCCTGACCGACGGTCTGGTTCGTCACCGAGACGTGCACGAGGATGCCGAGCAGTGCCGCGAGCGCGCAGCACATCACCGTGATGAAGACGGCGGCCTTCACGGCGAGCGGGCCGGCCCACTGGGGGAGCGCGAGCCTCATGGGGTGCTCGCCGAGGGGGAGGCGGACCGGGAGGGTGAGGCGGAACGCGAGGGCGAGGGCGCGGCGGAACGTGAGGGCGACGGGTGGGGCGTCTTCTTGTGGTGGCCGGTGCGCAGCATCTCGTCGTGCGTGAGCAGCATCGCCTTCTGGTCCGCGTCCCAGGTCCACTGCAGCCGGTACTCGTACCCGGCGACCTCGGACGGCGAGCGCAGGATCACCGACCGTCCGGCCAGTTCGACGGCGCTGATGGCGTCGTCCCACTCCATCACCTGCACGAGCCGGCGCTTCTCGACGGTGTAGACGCGCACCGCGGTCGTTTTGCCGGGCATCAGCCGGAAGCCCAGCGTCAGCTCGGGGTGCCCGTCGCCGGTCAGATCCCGGTAGTACGGCTGGAGCACCGGGCACCTGCCGTGCCCGGCGCCCTTGGCGCACGCGGTCATCAGACGGCCGGTCTGCCCGTACGACGCGTCCTTGCCGTCGTAGTCGCCCGGACTCTCGGCGATCTCCTTGCGTACGACCGCCACCGGGTCCACGTCGCGGATGTCGCCGCCCGGGACGGTGACGCCCTTCACGACCTCCCTGTTCACCTCGCCGATCTCATAGGCGGGGCTGGACGCCGGCGTCAGCTCCGGCCAGAGCTTGTCCGGGCTGACCGCGGTCTCGGTCGGGCCCGCGCCCTGGAGTCCCCCGGCGTCACCGCAGGCCGTCGCCGCCGCCAGCAGCAGTGCGACCAGGGCACTGAGCGCGACGGTGCGCGTGGGGCGGCTGCGAGGCACGGTTCTCCTGGGGCCGGGGATGGGCGTAGGCCCGTACACCCTATTCGTACGGAAGTCCTTTTTGCGCACCCGGTGGGCGGACGGGCGAAACGGTTACTCGGCGAGTTCCTCGAGGAGCCGGGCGGTCGAAAGGCCGGCCCGGAGGTAGTCGACGAACAGCTCGTTGTGCAGGGCCCACGGAGAGCGGCGGGAGCGTATCAGCCGGATCGCCTGCTCGGCGGAGTGGCTCCGGCGGACCAGGGTGTGCGCGATGACGAGCCCCGAGCGGTTGTACCCGTGGTAACAGCGAACGAGGACCCTGTGGCCCTCGTCCAGCGCCTCGCACGCCGCCTCCGCCAGCCGTATCACCCCGGCGAGCTGGGTCCCGTCCAGCGGTCCGTCGGGAATCGGCCACACATGGTGCTCGACCCCGGGATCGGGTCCGTGCCCCGGCAGGCGCAGCAGAGTCTGTACGAGATCGAACTCGTCCTGCACGACGGCGAACTCCAGTTGTCCCGACGGCCCCCGGAACTCGTGCCCGCCCATCCACAGGCCGGGCACGATCTCGCTCCACGGGCTGTCCGGAGCCGGTACGTCGGGTTGCTTCCTGCGGGTACGCAACGGCGCCTCCCCAACCACTCCCGGGGGGTCTGCCCAACTCCGCTCAAAGGTAACCGGGTTCTTGCCCCCGCAGCACCCCGCCTGTTCCCATGGTCAGTGGGGTGATGGTGCATGAGTGGACTGCGCGTCATACCGACCTGGCGGCACGGCCGGGAACGGCTCTACGTCTGCCTCACGGACGGGCGGAACCTCGCCTGGTACGACCGTGAGGCGGCCAGGATCAACCTGCTCAGCGACGACCGCAGGGAGGATGTGCTGGAGGCGCTCGGCCCCTTCGTCACCGGCCCGGTGACGGTCGGCCCGCCGCCGGTCCCCACGCCCGCCGAGCTGGCCCGGCTGACCCTCCACCCGGACGACGACCTGGCGCCCAACCGTCCCGGCGAGGCGCTCCTGGTCTCCCTCGACCGGGATCCGGGCCCCTCCCACCTGCTGCGCCGCCCGGACCCGCGGCGCCGGGCGCTGACGGCGGAGCAGACGGTCGGCGAGGCCCTGGACCGGCTGGACGGCGCGGGCTGGCACGCGCTGCACTCCATCCCGCTGCCCGGCGGCGACCGGATCCACCACCTCGTGATCGGCCCCGGCGGGCTGTTCGTGCTGCACAGCCTGTACGCCCGTAAGCAGAAGGTGACCGTCGCCGATCCGATGGTCTGCCTCGGGCGCCGCGAACCGTACCCC of the Streptomyces sp. T12 genome contains:
- a CDS encoding SH3 domain-containing protein, encoding MALRSRLAISIAAGALAAAAFAPPAVADDEWGSGNDSGESQGDWGAEGGDGGGNEGGDWGDDGRRFATGRVTANTLLLRSAPNRSSQVIRVVHRGDIVRIFCKTPGQRVQGNPLWYLLADGTWAWGAARFIDNVGPAPRWC
- a CDS encoding HAMP domain-containing sensor histidine kinase; this translates as MRLALPQWAGPLAVKAAVFITVMCCALAALLGILVHVSVTNQTVGQARDLALSRLEDATTAFEAGDPLGHGVRLDPPELPDSLRELAVAGERGTMVADHHGRPTMWAAGPADGERALAVEVDYSQQTRTIEGLDRAILWSSGLAIGATLLVGAFAVTRVTRRLHATARVARRISGGDLDARVDDPRTKDPTRPQDEVAAVAAALDSMASSLQSKLLSEQRFTADVAHELRTPLTGLHAAAELLPPGRPTELVRDRVAALRTLTEDLLEISRLDSGRERLESDAEPLAALAERVVRGSGTDTEVVVVRDAVVETDRRRLERVLGNLVANAHKHGRGPVSVTVDGPVVTVRDHGVGYPEYLVAHGPQRFRTEGGAKGHGLGLTIALGQAEVLGARLTFANAVDGGAVATLTLR
- a CDS encoding dual specificity protein phosphatase family protein; translated protein: MRTRRKQPDVPAPDSPWSEIVPGLWMGGHEFRGPSGQLEFAVVQDEFDLVQTLLRLPGHGPDPGVEHHVWPIPDGPLDGTQLAGVIRLAEAACEALDEGHRVLVRCYHGYNRSGLVIAHTLVRRSHSAEQAIRLIRSRRSPWALHNELFVDYLRAGLSTARLLEELAE
- a CDS encoding nuclease-related domain-containing protein is translated as MSGLRVIPTWRHGRERLYVCLTDGRNLAWYDREAARINLLSDDRREDVLEALGPFVTGPVTVGPPPVPTPAELARLTLHPDDDLAPNRPGEALLVSLDRDPGPSHLLRRPDPRRRALTAEQTVGEALDRLDGAGWHALHSIPLPGGDRIHHLVIGPGGLFVLHSLYARKQKVTVADPMVCLGRREPYPLLRRVRADADRASYALTAEVRPVLALVGPADVAIPGPLREVRVLRDTEVEGLARLGGLLKPADVEALHAMARDRRTWGSVG